Proteins co-encoded in one candidate division WOR-3 bacterium genomic window:
- a CDS encoding AAA family ATPase → MLEEYFGFKRNPFKNTVDLDFFFWADKIKESYARVLYQIFELKGGLSLILGEIGCGKTTLANLLEKDLREKGKEVTVFYDPLITPLEFLNILAKKFLKLEENIKRNKTFLRNELEKKLKSEPFKYIVIIDEAQLLSKNLLEEIRLLLNMEISEGKLLQIILFGQPELKKKLKKHPAIMQRIAIAYTLNPYNETETEEYIKHRLKVAGGDENIFEKEAVKEIYKVTKGYPRLINTFCANALFVTYSQDKKKVDKSIIELLKKDFEFHIG, encoded by the coding sequence GAGGAATATTTTGGATTTAAAAGAAATCCCTTCAAAAATACAGTAGACCTTGATTTTTTTTTCTGGGCTGATAAAATAAAGGAAAGTTATGCCAGGGTTTTATATCAGATCTTTGAACTAAAGGGGGGACTTTCACTTATCCTTGGTGAAATAGGGTGCGGGAAAACAACTCTTGCTAATTTACTTGAAAAGGACTTAAGAGAAAAAGGTAAAGAAGTCACAGTTTTTTACGACCCCTTAATAACTCCTTTAGAATTCCTTAATATACTTGCTAAGAAATTTTTAAAGTTAGAAGAAAACATAAAAAGAAACAAAACATTTTTAAGGAATGAACTCGAAAAAAAACTTAAAAGTGAACCTTTTAAATATATAGTAATAATTGATGAAGCACAACTTCTCAGTAAAAATCTCCTTGAGGAAATAAGGTTACTTTTAAACATGGAAATATCAGAAGGAAAACTTTTACAGATTATACTCTTTGGACAACCTGAATTAAAAAAGAAATTAAAAAAACATCCAGCTATAATGCAGAGAATCGCAATTGCTTATACTTTAAATCCTTACAATGAAACAGAAACAGAGGAATATATAAAACATAGATTGAAAGTTGCTGGAGGTGATGAAAATATTTTTGAAAAGGAAGCAGTTAAAGAGATTTATAAAGTTACAAAAGGGTATCCGAGATTAATTAATACTTTCTGTGCCAATGCCCTTTTTGTAACCTATTCACAGGATAAGAAAAAAGTA